Genomic segment of Streptomyces sp. NBC_01210:
GACCCCGGCTGCACCATGCGCACGGTCAAGGAGCTCACCGGGCTGACCGTCGACCACTTCATGATGGCCGACTTCAACGCGGTGAAGTCGATGACGACAGCCGTCGGTGGCGTCGAGGTCTGTCTCGCCAAGGACATCCATGACAAGGACTCCAAGCTCAACCTCCCGGCGGGCAAACACGTCCTCGAAGGTGAGCAGGCGCTTGCCTTCGTCCGTACGCGTCACTCGGTGGGCTTCGGCGGCGACCTGAGCCGGATCGAGATCCAGCAGCAGTTCCTGAGCTCGCTGATCCGGAAGATGAAGTCCAGCGACACCCTCTCCAGCCCCACCAAGATGTGGGACCTGGCCGAGGCCGCCACCAAGGCACTCACGGTCGACAGCGGGATAGGAAAGATCTCGAGGCTCCGGGATCTCGGTATGGAGCTCTCGAAGGTGAATCCGAAGAACATCACGTTCGCCACCGTGCCGGTGGTCGACAACACCGACGGCGCGACCGTGCTGCTCAACGAGGCCAAGGCCAAGCCGCTGTTCGCGATGATGCAGAACGACACCTCGCTCACCGAGGTGAAGCAGAAGCAGCAGGACGCCAAGAACAAGCAGCAGACCCTGCTCAAGGGCTCCAGGGCGACCGCCTCCGAGGTACGGGTCGCCGTCTTCAACGGCAGCGAGACACAGGGTGCGGCACTGGCGACCCTCACCTGGCTGCAGAACGAGGAAGGCGTACTGAAGTCGAGCAATGAGGGCAACGCCCCGCAGAAGCTCGCCAGGACGACGCTGACGTACGCACCGAACCAGGCCGCCCAGGCCCGCAAGCTCGCGGACCTGATGGGTCTGCCCGCCGAGGCTCTGAAGCCGGGCACGAAGGACGCCGTGGGGCGTGAGGCGATGACGCTGACCCTCGGCGCGGATTACAAGGGCGCAGGGGTGCCCATCACCGGACCGGCCAAAGCGCCGGAGGGTGTGCAGAAGGTCGAAGCAGACAAACAGGTATGTGCCAAATG
This window contains:
- a CDS encoding LCP family protein, yielding MDAQSRGRDEIDPADQWVLNPQTGNYELRLDQSGTQSPAARTTAPRTPAPRSSTRRSPVAPGETPGTEVPGREAPGRQVPGQRSRRAGNASGGTTPPTAGRRKRKQPKSRKKKALLWTGGVMAFIVVAGSVGAYLVYQHFDSNLNTVDVAGAGSGGFKKDQAVNILVIGTDKRSGKGNDGYGDKNSVGHADTSILFHVSKDRTNATALSIPRDLITDIPDCETKTADGTKVIGGTRKTRFNESLGQEGRDPGCTMRTVKELTGLTVDHFMMADFNAVKSMTTAVGGVEVCLAKDIHDKDSKLNLPAGKHVLEGEQALAFVRTRHSVGFGGDLSRIEIQQQFLSSLIRKMKSSDTLSSPTKMWDLAEAATKALTVDSGIGKISRLRDLGMELSKVNPKNITFATVPVVDNTDGATVLLNEAKAKPLFAMMQNDTSLTEVKQKQQDAKNKQQTLLKGSRATASEVRVAVFNGSETQGAALATLTWLQNEEGVLKSSNEGNAPQKLARTTLTYAPNQAAQARKLADLMGLPAEALKPGTKDAVGREAMTLTLGADYKGAGVPITGPAKAPEGVQKVEADKQVCAK